The DNA sequence TTCCTGCGGTCACCACGCGCTTTATCTGGAACCTCACACGGTTAATCCCTTCCTGGGTGTGACACGTGTGTGCCCGGCTCCAGCGGCACACATGGCCTGTCTCCCACGTCAGCAGCCTGGCCAGGCCCAGCTTCCCGCCCAGGGCAGGGGGCCTGGCCCGGAAACCTCGCAcggcttcctcctctcctttgacAAAGGGCCCGGAGGGCTGGGGCCGCGGTGGCGGATGGAGGAGGTTATCAGCACGTCCTGAGCAAACAGACTGGAGATGATAAAAGCCCCGACGGCGGCGGCGGGAACGCGCGTGCTGCGGATCCCCGAGGTGCAGCGGAGCAGACATGGTGTCCCCGGGTGCTCGGCTCCTGGCTGCGCTCCTCGTCCTGGGGCTGTGCGCCCTGGTGGAGGGCCAGAAGCCTTGTGAGTGACGGCCCCTGGGGCTCATCTGTGGTGTGGCCGGGGAGTTGAGTCCCCAAGgcaaggctgggggagggggggggctgggtctccaACCTCCTTCAGGGCCGTCTGCTGCCCCGGGATGGGGGGACTTGGTGCTCctgtcccaggcaggaaaggaatcCATTGCCAGTTCACTGGAGAGGGCGGAAGCCAAGAGTCACCCTGAGCTCCGGCGCCGGTCTGTGCTGCCCCTCTGGGGTTCTCCTAGAAAGGCCGTCCAGGGTGACATCGGGACATCCTGATCACCGTCCACTTTGATTTCTGCCTGTGTCCATCTGCTGAGCCTTTCTATAGGATTTCTTGTGGTTGGATCCTTTTAATCCATGACACGGTTTCAGCCAAGCCCTGTGGGCTTCCCAGGAGGAAACGAGTTTGGGGGAGGCCTGTGCTCTAGGCGGGACTGACCTTGGATCTGCCCACAGATCCCTGCCAGTGCTCAAGGCTGAGCCCCCACAACAGGAAGAACTGCGGCTTTCCGGGGATCACCAGCGAGCAGTGCTTCTCACAAGGGTGCTGCTTCGACTCCAGCGTCCCTGGGGTGCCCTGGTGCTTCGAACCCCTCCCGATGCAAGGTAATGGGGCAGAGAGTAAGCCGCTGGACAGGC is a window from the Perognathus longimembris pacificus isolate PPM17 chromosome 5, ASM2315922v1, whole genome shotgun sequence genome containing:
- the LOC125351170 gene encoding trefoil factor 2-like, with amino-acid sequence MVSPGARLLAALLVLGLCALVEGQKPYPCQCSRLSPHNRKNCGFPGITSEQCFSQGCCFDSSVPGVPWCFEPLPMQVSEECVMEVSERRNCGYPGISPEDCASRQCCFSNTIPRVPWCFFPKPVTDCHY